The Oscillatoria salina IIICB1 genome contains the following window.
TAACTTTTGATTTTCAAAATCATCAGTGGCAGTGGAATATTGCAGAAATTAAAGCCAGGGAAATTACTGATAATGTAGTCGAGCTGATGATTGTTAGAATTAAAAAGCTGCCAGAATTAACCCAAAAAATCTTGGGATTAGCAGCTTGTATCGGAGCATTTTTTAGCTTAAATACTCTCGCCATTATTAGTGAGAAATCTCTAAATACTGTTTTTTCAGCCTTAATTCCTGCACTTCAGTCGGGGTTAATTTTGCCTCAATCAAAGCTAGACCAAGAGTTGTTAATTCAAGATTATAAATTTCTGCACGATCGCCTGCAACAAGCAGCTTATGCTTTAATTAACGAGTCACAAAAACAAGCTGTTCACTTACAAATTGGTCGTTTATTGTGGGAGAATACTAATCCGAAATCTTTGTCTGATGAAATATTTAAGATCGTCGATCAACTTAATTTAGGTATTGAATTAATTAGCGATCTTAGAGAACGCCACGAAATTGCTAAACTGAATTTACTTGCAGGTAAAAAAGCGAAAACAGCTACCGCTTATCAAGCAGCATTTACCTATTTCGCCCAGGGAAGAAAATTTCTTTGTGCAGATAATTGGCAAAATGAATATGAATTAAGTTTTACTCTCTATTTAGAAGCCGCAGAAGCCGCTTATTTATTAAGAGATTTTGCTCGGATGGAGCAGTTAATGACAGTGTTGCTTCAGCAAGGGAAAACTTTGGTAGAAAAGGTGCAAGTGTATGAAGTTAAAATCCAAGCTTTAAAGACACAAAATCAATTACAACAAGTATTGGATTTGGGTTTAGAAATCCTCAAATTATTAGGAGTAGATTTACCCCCTAAACCTAGTCAAACTGAGATTCAAGCTAGTTTAGCACAGACACAATCAGCTTTGGCAGAAAGAAGCATTGAAGACTTAATTAATTTACCATTAATGACCGATCCGGGCAAATTGGCAGCTACTCGAATTCTCTTAAATCTTTGTCCCGTTGTTTACATGATGAGGGCGGAAATCTTACCTTTAATTTCCATTCAACAAGTGAATTTAGCCCTTAAATATGGTAATGCTGCCGCTCATACTCATGCTTATGCTAATTATGGCTTAATTCTTTGTGGAATTGTTGGCGATCTTGAATCGGGTTATCAATTCAGCGAACTCGCTTTAAATTTATTAAATAAATTGAATGCTCAACCACTAAAAGCGATGACTGTATTTGTAACTAATTATTTTATCAAACATTTAAAAATTCCCGTTCGAGAAACTTTAAAATCTATGTTAGAAGCTTATACTATCGGGCTGGAAACTGGAGATTTAGAACACGCTGCTTATTCAGTTTGTCGCTACTGTTACCTTGGCTATTTTACCGGAACTATTCCCCTTGCTGACTTAGAAAAACAGATGCGTAGCTACCAGGAGTTTTTAGCTCAAATTAAGCAAGAAAATGTTTTAGAATTACACGAACTTCATCATCAAGTAGTATTAAATTTGTTGAATTCAGTTGACGAGCCTTGGCGTTTAACGGGAGAATTATTTGATGAAGTAAAAATGCTGAAAGCTTATCAGGACAACAATTATTTGGTAGCAATTTGTCATTTATATTTACATAAAATTATTCTTTATTATCTGTTTAATCAAGAGCAAAAAGCTTACCAAAATTTAGCTTTAACTGAAGAATATATTCAGGGAGAGTTAAGTTCATTTTTGGTTCCTCTTTTTTATTTTTATGATTCTCTTTCTCGGCTGGCAATTTACGAACATCAAACTAATCTTGAACGAGAAAAAATCTTAGCTAAAGTAGAAATTAATCAGCGCAAGATGGAAAAATGGGCGCATTCTGCTCCGATGAATTATTTGCATAAATTCGATTTAGTCGCAGCAGAATGTTATCGGGTGCTGGGTTGTTATCTGGAAGCAATGGAATATTACGATCGCGCGATTTTCGGAGCTAAAAATAATCAATATCTTCAGGAAGAAGCTCTTGCAAATGAACTGGCTGCTAAGTTCTATTTAAACTTAGGTAGAGAGATAATTGCCCAAACTTATCTAACTGAAGCACATTATGCTTATAGTTGTTGGGGTGCGACTGCTAAAGTTAGAGATTTAGAAGCAAAATATCCTCAATTACTGGCTAATTGTTTACCTTCACATAGGGAAACAACTGAGTTGAAAGAAGTTCGTGTTAGCAGTGCTACTTTGTCGGGGAAAAACTTCGATTTGGTGGCGGTAATGAAAGCTTCTCAAGCTATTGGTAGTGAGATTTTACTTGATAAATTATTGAGTAAATTAATGAAAATTTTGCTTCAGAATGCTGGTGCGGAAACAGGTTTGCTGTTGTTGTCGAAATCGGGCGAATGGGTAATTGAAGCATCTCAGCAAACTGCGTCGTCAAAAATTCCAGTTTTCAAGTCAATTTCTCTAGAAAATCGCTTACCTCTCTCAGCGATTAACTATGTGATGCGAACTCAAGAAACTGTAGTCGAACATGATGCTTTCCACGAAGGCAAATTTAGTCAAGATGCTTATATTAAAAAATATCAAACTAAATCATTTTTGTGTGCGCCGCTATTGCATCAAGGACAACTTAGTGGTATTATTTATCTAGAAAATAATTTAACAACTGGTGCTTTTACTCCCGCTCGTTTAGAAATAATTCAACTATTATCTAGTCAAGCCGCGATCGCGATTACTAATGCTCGACTTTATGCCGAGGTACGAGAAAACGAACGACGCTTGAGTCAATATTTGGAAGCTATACCAATTGGGATCTCAGTTCACGATCGCCACGGACAAGCAAACTATGCTAATCAAACTGCCAAGCAGTTATTCGGTATGGAAGTGCTACCACAAGCGACAATCGAGCAGTTTTCCTCACTTTATCAAATTTATCGCGCGGGCACTAGCGAATTGTATCCTGTCGCAGAACTACCGATCGCGCGATCGCTTCAAGGTGAAACTGTCAAAATGGACGATCTCGAACTTCACCAAGGAGAACAAATTATTTCTCTGGAAGTTTCCGCGACACCAATTTTTAATGAGACAGGTGAGATCGAATACGCGATCGCCACTTTTCAAGATATTAGCGATCGCAAGCGCGTCGAACAATTAAAAGATGAGTTTTTAGCTAATACTTCTCACGAATTACGTACACCTTTACAGGGAATTATGGGACTTGCTGAATCTTTAATTGAAGGTGCAACTGGTTCCCTACCTCCAGAAACAATTTCTAATCTGGCTACGATTGTTTCTACAGGGCGGCGTTTATCCAGTTTAATTAACGATATTCTTGACTTTTCTCAACTAAAATATGACAGTCTTGAACTCGCTCTCAAACCAGTAGGAATACGAGAAATTACTGATGTAGTTTTGACTTTAAGCAAACCTCTGATTGGACAAAAATCCCTTCAGTTAATTAATCATCTCGAAGTCGATCTACCCCTAGTAAATGCCGATGAAAATCGCCTCCAACAAATTATGTACAATTTGGTTGGGAATGGAATTAAATTTACTGATTCGGGTACAGTATCAGTCTCTGCTACTCGCCAAGAAAATTATCTCAAAATTACTGTTGCCGATACGGGAATCGGGATTTCTGACGAGCAATTAACGAAAATTTTTGCTTCTTTTACTCAAGGAGATGGTTCTACTGCTAGAATCTATGGAGGAACGGGTTTAGGTTTGGCGATCGCAAAGCAATTAGTTGAATTACACGGCGGACAAATTGAAGTTGAGTCTACTCTCGGTGTAGGTTCTCGTTTTAGTTTTACTCTTCCTTTAGCTCCTTTTTCTGAAGCTAAAACTGTTTCAGGTATAGCAGAAAAAATTCAAAAAGTCAAGGAAATTGAGCCAGTTTTAAAACTAGCAAATACTCTGACTACTCAGCAACTAAACTCAACGAAATCTTCGGAACACAAACTAACAATTTTAATTGTCGATGACGAACCAATAAATTTACAAGTATTAACCAATTATTTATCGGGGGAAAACTACGATCTCGTTCCCCTCAGCAATGGGATCGAAGCTCTCGCAGCGATCGCCGCAGGACTCAAACCCGATCTCATCTTACTTGATGTGATGATGCCTCGTCTAACAGGTTACGAAGTTTGTCGGATGATCCGTCAACAATATTCCCTTGACGAATTACCAATTTTGTTGTTATCCGCCAA
Protein-coding sequences here:
- a CDS encoding ATP-binding protein encodes the protein MKIANLEIAGYHAIALIYESANSLVYRAIRDRKQQPVILKVLKQDYPTPQELTRYKQEYQITSQLNLDGVIKTYGLETYRHTLAIVLEDFGAMSLKQLLDLKLLTNLSLNKFLDLAIKITQILGQIHSNNVIHKDINPSNILLNPDTEQLKIIDFGIATQLTRENPTLKNPSILEGTLAYLSPEQTGRMNRSLDYRSDFYSLGITFYELLTQKLPFETKDPLELIHCHLAKIPPSPQEINPEIPSAISAIVTKLIAKTAEDRYQSAWGIIADLQECTHQLKTTGKISQFPLAARDFAERFQIPQKLYGREKELATLLAAFERVAESHLVNKSPSNYNQKQVEIMLVAGYSGIGKSSLVAEIHKPVTEKRGYYIEGKFDQFQRNIPYSAIVIAFQELIRQLLTESEAQLSQWRQKLLAALGQNGRVITDVIREVELIIGKQPPVPELGAMESQNRFNLVFQNFIRAFCSPQHPLVIFLDDLQWADLATLKLLQLIILDEQTRHLFFIGAYRDNEVSPSHPLMMTLRAMQKQQVIINQINLTPLAEDNLSQLIVDTLHQDIAKIQPLAKLIWQKTEGNPFFVNQFLNTLHLENLITFDFQNHQWQWNIAEIKAREITDNVVELMIVRIKKLPELTQKILGLAACIGAFFSLNTLAIISEKSLNTVFSALIPALQSGLILPQSKLDQELLIQDYKFLHDRLQQAAYALINESQKQAVHLQIGRLLWENTNPKSLSDEIFKIVDQLNLGIELISDLRERHEIAKLNLLAGKKAKTATAYQAAFTYFAQGRKFLCADNWQNEYELSFTLYLEAAEAAYLLRDFARMEQLMTVLLQQGKTLVEKVQVYEVKIQALKTQNQLQQVLDLGLEILKLLGVDLPPKPSQTEIQASLAQTQSALAERSIEDLINLPLMTDPGKLAATRILLNLCPVVYMMRAEILPLISIQQVNLALKYGNAAAHTHAYANYGLILCGIVGDLESGYQFSELALNLLNKLNAQPLKAMTVFVTNYFIKHLKIPVRETLKSMLEAYTIGLETGDLEHAAYSVCRYCYLGYFTGTIPLADLEKQMRSYQEFLAQIKQENVLELHELHHQVVLNLLNSVDEPWRLTGELFDEVKMLKAYQDNNYLVAICHLYLHKIILYYLFNQEQKAYQNLALTEEYIQGELSSFLVPLFYFYDSLSRLAIYEHQTNLEREKILAKVEINQRKMEKWAHSAPMNYLHKFDLVAAECYRVLGCYLEAMEYYDRAIFGAKNNQYLQEEALANELAAKFYLNLGREIIAQTYLTEAHYAYSCWGATAKVRDLEAKYPQLLANCLPSHRETTELKEVRVSSATLSGKNFDLVAVMKASQAIGSEILLDKLLSKLMKILLQNAGAETGLLLLSKSGEWVIEASQQTASSKIPVFKSISLENRLPLSAINYVMRTQETVVEHDAFHEGKFSQDAYIKKYQTKSFLCAPLLHQGQLSGIIYLENNLTTGAFTPARLEIIQLLSSQAAIAITNARLYAEVRENERRLSQYLEAIPIGISVHDRHGQANYANQTAKQLFGMEVLPQATIEQFSSLYQIYRAGTSELYPVAELPIARSLQGETVKMDDLELHQGEQIISLEVSATPIFNETGEIEYAIATFQDISDRKRVEQLKDEFLANTSHELRTPLQGIMGLAESLIEGATGSLPPETISNLATIVSTGRRLSSLINDILDFSQLKYDSLELALKPVGIREITDVVLTLSKPLIGQKSLQLINHLEVDLPLVNADENRLQQIMYNLVGNGIKFTDSGTVSVSATRQENYLKITVADTGIGISDEQLTKIFASFTQGDGSTARIYGGTGLGLAIAKQLVELHGGQIEVESTLGVGSRFSFTLPLAPFSEAKTVSGIAEKIQKVKEIEPVLKLANTLTTQQLNSTKSSEHKLTILIVDDEPINLQVLTNYLSGENYDLVPLSNGIEALAAIAAGLKPDLILLDVMMPRLTGYEVCRMIRQQYSLDELPILLLSAKDLVTDFLTGINCGANDYLIKPISKKELLARIQLHVKLTNLEAVRKAEAKEREKAAQLQQTLAELQRTQARLIQTEKMSSLGQMVAGVAHEINNPLTFIQGNINHTRNYTQELLNLLALYQKYYPEPVANIQAEIEAIELEFIQEDLPQIIDSMQTGVDRINEIVTSLKNFSRLDQAARKIVDIHEGIDSTLVLLQNKLKSSGNFPQITIVKNYQKLPKIACYPGQLNQVFMNIVANSIDALQEAHRSQPTITIHTQIAENNTIEIRIADNGLGMSEEIREKIFDPFFTTKPVGQGTGLGLSVSYSIIVERHGGELSCASVPGEGSEFAIALPLEVNQI